TAATAGAGAATAGTTAGACGAAAACAGGAATGCTTGTGCACAGCATATGTTTGACTTCATGTCTGACAGGCATTGGTAAGAATACAACATCTTTATACTAACTCACAGTCACATTATTTGTCATGTCCTACATGTTTTTGTtcaaaaatagaaaaaaatgatATTAGTGAAATGGAAAGAGAAGTCATTTATATCGGCTTGGCTATGAAAGTCACATTGTTTGTCTGGTCCCAAATATATTCATTCAAAACAAAAAACATTTTTTAAAGAAGCGAAAAAGATCTCATTTCTATTGGTTTAGCTATGAAATTAATTTCTTAAGTGAAAAGATTATCAAGACCAAGAAGTTGTGAAAGAAGTTTCTTGCAAAAAGGGTGCGGACACTGCCAAAGACGATCAGTGCCTGGTTAATTAGGACATGGCGTGTAGGCCAAAGAAGCTTGGAGGCCTCAGGATTCTTAACTTATGTCATACGAGCACAGCTGTGAAGGTTTGTTGGCTATCGCTACAGCGCACTGACATGACAAGGTCATGGAGAATCCTTCCTCTAGTTGCTGGTGCAGATGTTGCTATCTTACTCGCTGGAACCGATGTCCTAATTGAGTAATTGGGGATGGTAATTTCACGCGGTTTTGGCAGGATGCCTGGATCAACGGTTTTTCAGTTGCTGAGATCACACCAGACCTTCTCTCTGCTCTCCCTTTATCGATCCAGCAGAAAGGAACAGTGGCTGGGGCTTTGACCCTTGGTAGGTGGATCAACGATATCAAGGCCCTAACCTCCATTGCCAAGTTTATGCCAGTTCTGAACGTGCTGGGGGTACTCAAAGGGTTGACATTAATCTTCAAGTATCAGTACCTGGTCGTGGAGCCGGGATTCATCTGGAAAATACACATCCAGAACTGTCTATAAAGCCTTTTTTTTGGTCGCCATCGAGTCTCAGTATGCCAGAGTCATCCGGAAAGCCTGGGCATCCCTTAGTTGCAATATATTTATGTGGCTTCCTATCTGAAAGAGATGCTGGACTGCAGACCCCCTTGTGAAGCGTGGGTTACAGCACAACGAGACCCGTGTGTTCTGTCAGACTACGAGCAGAGACCTGGGCCATTTACTCATCAGGTGCGGCATCTTCAACATGATTTGGACCAGGGTACTGCAATGGTATGATACTTCAGCCAACGGTTGGAGCTCATTTTGAAGAATGGTGAATGGCATCCAGAGGCAGGCTGCGAACATGACCGAAGAAGCAGATTTGATAGCCTGGTAAAGCTGATTGCCAGAAATACGTTGAAGAGAAGGAATGGAAGAGTCTTCGAACAGGAGTATCACAGCTTTACAGCAGGTCTAGGACGACATCAGATCAAATACAGATCATGAATCACAGTTGGTGCAAAGTGAAATATCAAGGAAGACATACACAATTAGGGTCGTTTTTTGGGGTCACTAGCTACAGGTTTTTGCCCGCTTCTGTGTTGTAGTTGTTGTATCACTTTTTGGGGTTTCTTTTTCCCTGTTGCATTTCTGCTGGTGGTCATACCTTCTAGGCATTATAAAACTCTATTCCCTAATTTATACATGCAGCTCTCCTACATGGTCTTGAAAAAAGAAATGATTTCTCCATATCCCGAGCTATTTCTTCATGCATGGAAATTGGTTACGACGTCGTATTTCTCAATCTAAGACAAGGCCATTGCAAGAagtgaaatactccctccgttccaaattaaaTGGAGTTCTAGCTTTGTCCTATGTCAAACTTTTATAGGTATTGTCATGTGTATTGTCATGTAGCCTATGGGTAAAAGAAGTGCAACAGTGTGCAAACCTTCATAAATAGATACACAGGAACTCACTGGATATATCACTACTGCATAAAATCATGTCAGAGTTCTAAACGTGTGACTTTGTGACCAGTACAGGGTGCAATGCAGTACCTTAAAAAATAGTATCAACTCCATATGAATTAATTTGACAAATTTGAAGTGATGAGTAAAATACTTTACTCAGTCTGCATCCTAAACATGCTCAATGATGGACAAGGAATTTAGACCCAGAAATACTATGGCAACTTGAACCCCAGATTGCGAGTTGACATAATTGTCAATAGTTTTTCCTTCACAAAATAATGGAAAGCTAATGATGCCAACAACTTTCACTTTGCTAATAAGGAAATTTCGAGCTACAAGCTTCAAGCAAAGCTTACTAAATTCATAATTTGCACCTCCTCGTTGAACAAATACAATTTCAGAAAAAACAACAATCAAAACATACCATGTGAGCAGGCTCAACAATCTTGTAGCAAGTCCTGGCCTTGAACATGCTAACAAAAtcatctgcaattttcaagtgaGACTAATATAAGGTAGGCGTCGATATAAACACCAAAAAACTCACAAAAAATAATCAGTCCATTACGTAGCATGAGATTAGATTCTTGTCGACGTGACCCGTGATCAACTATGATCACACCATCATTCTCTCCCACTACACAATCATGTCCTACAGAAGTTTCAGGCCTAGACACAGAATTTGGTCTGAAATTTGTGGCCCAATGTCCACTACTTCTTCCAATTGGCACCAACTTTATAAAACCACGGTCATAATTCGCACTAGTGCTCCTAAAGCCAATAAACAAGAAATGGAGTTAAAAATGAATGCAACACAAGAGATAGGAAATGACAAAAAATTAATGGAGGCCGGTAAATTAATAAGAGCCATCAGGAAAGAAATACCTTAAAGAATATTTGTTTATTGAATTTGCAGTGAAGGGTTGTAAGGAGAGCGACATAGGGTGCATAGACATATTGGAGCACCCACTGTTATTCTTAAGGTAACAATAGGATCTTGAAGGAAATGCAGAAACTCAACTTAATAGGCCCTTCTCCGTAAGATAACTTTCAGACGGGACAACAATATTCCTGATCAGAGCATGCTCATTAGACATTGCAAAATGCAAGAAAAAAAATCTCTGGTACAAACTAAAGGCTCAGCAGTCCCTGCATTTTCCATATAAGCAGATCCACTTCCATTTGGAAAAATTAATAAGTACATGTACTTAGTGGCATTTAATTTGAAATTGGTTCCACTAGTAGCTAGGGCTCAACCTATGCACACAAACTTTATTTTATTAGAATTTAAGTAGAAATATAACTATCATGAAAGTAGGGTTTAAATCAAACCATTGTTAAATAAGAAATAGGAATCTTACTATTATCGGTGAGCAGACTCCGGACCAAAATCTAAGCACTGATAGCTACCCCAAAAAAATAGATCATGCCAAGGCATAGAAAATATGGCTCGATTGCCCAATGAATGTAGAATTTAAACGCAATGCTTAACGATCCAACAAAAATAGATAAAACCATGACAAAAACTACAGATTGTAGTGTcgagatacgaaagagtaccaaATCAGTGGTTTGATTCATCTATGCCTCCCACGACCTGATCAACAGTGGAAGGAAGGCAATACCTTCAAGACATCAAAAATATAATTTCATAAGAAAAGGCATAAACATCAAGTGAAATAATTAATCATTGATACAAATATGAAAGCCTCCACTACGACGAGGTCAAACTCCTTTGAGAGACCTATAGGCTTGAAAACGATAAAAGGAAATGAATTTGAGTTCAATTCAGTACATACGCATCTTCTATCTCAATTCATTTTAACTTCAATGCCCCAATTTAGACGCATCTTCTCTTTCTGTTCACTATAATTTCAATGCACCAATTTAGAAATTACCTGGTCAAGAATTTACCCGGGGCGAAGCGAAGCAGCAGCCTGGCTGCGGCACGTCGCCGCGTTGGCGAGAAGCAGTGGGGCGCAGAGCAGCTGCGGGAGTAGGCGTTCCTCGGCCTCGGCGGCGCAGCGGAGGCAGGGGCCGACGGCCGAGGCCGGGGAGCACCGCCGAGACCGAGGGGGAACGGTGCGGTCGCGGTCTCGCGGAGCAGCCAGCAGACGGGACTGCGGGGGAACGGGGAGCTGGGCTGTAGGCTGTAGGCTGTAGCAGCAGTCGCACGGGAGAGGCCGGAGTAAATTGCAGAAAACACTACTGTTTctaaaaaaaaaaacagaaaacactactctatttttttttcagaaaacaaCACATCTTGTGTAATCTATTTGCAAAAATCACTGATCGGCGGATCTCGTTCTGTTAAATGAGTTTATGTCAGATGGGCCCATTTTTTGTCTACATGGCCAAATGAGCCGTCCCGACCGCCATTAGACGGCGTTAGACGACGCCATTCACACCAAGTCCATTTCCCCTCCCGTTCGCGCCGCTTCATCGTTTTTCTCTTCCCGCTCCCcgctctccccccccccctcagTCCACTCCAGAGATGGCGACTCCGGTGAAACCAGGTGGTGGCGTAGGCGACGTGGATCCCGAGCTAGGCGAGTTTTGCGGGAGCTCGAACCATAGCAAACCGGCGGAGACAGTGTTGCAGCGGTATTTGGTCGAATACACGGGGTGAGAGCGTTTGCCGCGGCGGTGAAGGCCAATCCGACGGGAATTCACCACCTCGCTTCATCCTTCGGCGGCGTCTAGTGATATTTCTCCCCCCTTTCCCCTTCCCCATCTCCTTTCTCTACGGCTTTGACTAGGGTTAGGGTTATTGTTGTTGTTATAGTCGAATAGTGTTATTATTATAGTGAATAAATTCGGTGTTGTTCAATGCTATGATATGCATATTGTTCAATTTATACACTGGTTGTGAGTGATTTAGTTCAAATTAGGTGTGCTGTGTCAAATTAGTTGTTGTTGAATGCTAGGGTTAGTGTACTATGTGTCAAATTAGATGTTGTTGAATGGTAGGTTTAGTTGTACTTAAGCATTTATGTTGCATTGCTTTGTATTGCACTGCTTTTTAATTGAGCAAAGCTTTGTATTGCTCTGTTTTTTGTTGTTCCTTTTTAATTAAGCAAACCTTTGTATTGCATTGCAATGATATGTTTCATTTGTTTTATACAGTTTTAGTTAAGCACTTATATTGCACTGTTATGTTGTTTTTATTATTTGCAGTCTGGATGATGAGATTTGGGAATTGAGAATGCATTTTCATGACAGAGACAATCTTGAGAGAACTATGATGTTGTCATACATCACATTTTACAACCTAGTAGCACTAATAGAGACAGAAGGATGTGGTTTGAGAGATTACATGTACTATGTCAGGGATCTTGGCCTAGGGATTGAATGAATGGAAGAAATAGATGATGATGGTAAGCTGGAGGAAATTCTAGGCCACATAGTCATGCAGAAGCAGAAGATATTGAATGTGATAATTGTTAGGGCCAGTTCTCCCAAACCTGCAGATATAAACAACAGTGCCAATGTTATTGAGGAGCAGATCCCTCTAGAAGAAATTGGAAAGACCCAACTGTATCAGATAGACGATGAAGGAGTCTTGTTCAATGCACAACATATAGATGTAGCAGCAGAAAATTCAGATGCGGCGGCAAAATAGGAGCCAATGCCAATAAAATTTCAAACACGGTGGAGCACAAACATTATGAGCCTGGAGCTTGCTTTAGGTGATGTAGAAGTGGAAGAAGATCATGTAACAAAAAATTCATAGGAGCAAGTGCAAATAGAAAAAATATGGAGGAGACAAGGAGAAAGGAAATTGAAATGTTTAGGAAGAATAAGAAACAAAAAGAGAAGGGCGCTTCTTTGAAAAGGAAAGCTGTAGTTATGGACAATGAAGAGGATAGTGATGATGATAATTTTCTAGAATATGGTGATACCCTTGCTAGGCTTGAGGATATGAAAAGACAGAGGGGTGATCCACTATTTCATTTTTAAGAGGAGACAGATGTTGAAATGTATgagacagaggaggaggaggaggaggaggaggaactgTATAAGCCAGAAGgtgaagaagaggatgaagaggagcaAGAGGAGGAGGAATTGGAGGAAGCGGAAGAAAAGGAGGAGGCTGGACAagatctgcaaaagaagaaaaaggCCGAGAGACACAAAAAAGGCCCAACAAGCAAAGCACATGCAAGTACAGATCACTTGCTTGAGGAGGAATGGACACCTTCATCTGACGAGGACAAGAAATCATTAGACTTGGGTCTGGAAGATGATGATGGGGCTGAGGCATTGCCATATGTGTTGCCCAATGGTAGGAAGACCGGATCAAAGAAGATGAAGCCAAGGACCTGGTATGATGAGGAGAGAGCGCACCCACAGGATCAATCTGTGAAGCATCTTTGCTTCATTGATGTGTACC
The sequence above is a segment of the Aegilops tauschii subsp. strangulata cultivar AL8/78 chromosome 6, Aet v6.0, whole genome shotgun sequence genome. Coding sequences within it:
- the LOC109746890 gene encoding sirohydrochlorin ferrochelatase, chloroplastic isoform X3 — its product is MSMHPMSLSLQPFTANSINKYSLRSTSANYDRGFIKLVPIGRSSGHWATNFRPNSVSRPETSVGHDCVVGENDGVIIVDHGSRRQESNLMLHDFVSMFKARTCYKIVEPAHMELAEPTIKEAFGKCVQQGASRVIVSPYFLSPGRHWKQDIPSLASEASKEHSSVPYIITAPLGLHELMVDRNVEKEV
- the LOC109746890 gene encoding sirohydrochlorin ferrochelatase, chloroplastic isoform X1, whose protein sequence is MSMHPMSLSLQPFTANSINKYSLRSTSANYDRGFIKLVPIGRSSGHWATNFRPNSVSRPETSVGHDCVVGENDGVIIVDHGSRRQESNLMLHDFVSMFKARTCYKIVEPAHMELAEPTIKEAFGKCVQQGASRVIVSPYFLSPGRHWKQDIPSLASEASKEHSSVPYIITAPLGLHELMVDIMSDRIKYCLRHAAGGVDECTVCAGPGKCHFYS
- the LOC109746890 gene encoding sirohydrochlorin ferrochelatase, chloroplastic isoform X2; amino-acid sequence: MSMHPMSLSLQPFTANSINKYSLRSTSANYDRGFIKLVPIGRSSGHWATNFRPNSVSRPETSVGHDCVVGENDGVIIVDHGSRRQESNLMLHDFVSMFKARTCYKIVEPAHMELAEPTIKEAFGKCVQQGASRVIVSPYFLSPGRHWKQDIPSLASEASKEHSSVPYIITAPLGLHELMVLLCRIL